The Halorubrum salinarum genome segment ACCGCCCCGACCGCGACCGCGCGGAACTCGGCGTAGTACGTCGCGACGCGCCCCGCCTCCGCCGCGAACAGACCGATCGCCGCGTCCTCGTCGAGGTCGGTCAGCACGTCCTCCGTGAGGAACAGCACCCGTCGACCGGGCGGTCCCCGGACCGACACCTCCGCGGGGCCGGCGGCCGCCGAGGCGCCGTCGCCGCCCGCCGCGTCCCCCTCGTCGACGGACTCGATCGCGATCCGGTCGACGCCGAGCCCGCCGGGGTCCGCAAGCGCCGCGATCTGCGCCCGCTCGGCGTCCGTCGGCTCTCGGAGGTCCCGGAAGCGGTCGGCCGCGTACAGCGGTCCGACGGCGACGGCGAGCGCGGCGACGACGGCGACGCCGGCGACGAGCGCGACCCTGATCATCGCTCTCGCCGACGGGACGCCCGGAGTAAAAAGGCGCGGTGTCGCGACGGGCCGCGGGGTCGCCGCCCCAGCCGGTCACTCCGGAACGCGGCGCGCGAGCGCCCGGACCGCCGCCGCGGCCTCGCTGTCGGGCGCGGCGTCGACGACCGGCCGCTCCGCGGCGACGGACCGGCCGACACGGGGATCGGCCGAGACCACCTCGACCGGCGCGCCGAGCGCGTCGCCGATCGCCTCGACCGGCGGCTGCTCGGTCACGCGGTTGACCGCGCAGCCGACCAGCCCGGCGTCGAGTTCGCGGGCGAGTTCCCGGGTGCGGATCGCGTCGGCCAGCGCGAAC includes the following:
- a CDS encoding M48 family metalloprotease encodes the protein MIRVALVAGVAVVAALAVAVGPLYAADRFRDLREPTDAERAQIAALADPGGLGVDRIAIESVDEGDAAGGDGASAAAGPAEVSVRGPPGRRVLFLTEDVLTDLDEDAAIGLFAAEAGRVATYYAEFRAVAVGAVLAALSAVVTALVPFESGFAALVAVGLVSFWAGRRVQYAADGRAADAVGADRVADAFERVAARRGAEPETGDWSTWFEVQPPLGDRIARLRERAAEEE